In Microcaecilia unicolor chromosome 1, aMicUni1.1, whole genome shotgun sequence, the following are encoded in one genomic region:
- the LOC115464206 gene encoding zinc finger protein 398-like, which translates to MSARVSSDQASITFKDVAAYFLEVEWDILGEWQKELYKRVIKEIHDILMSRGYSIANPDVIFKIKKEDEKYFTQHFEWEGKENLNDPTKSLPVVTSVFSLSVKQEENLPFMDHPELETFEVTHPSVTSSHNVKPDILFQFEQEGFGTEPQKSEERGNLTTTATCEELHQTGDVA; encoded by the exons ATGTCTGCCCGAGTTTCTTCTGATCAG GCATCGATCACgttcaaggatgttgctgcttattttttGGAAGTGGAGTGGGACATTTtaggagaatggcagaaggaacTGTATAAGAgggtcatcaaggagattcatgacattCTCATGTCACGAG GTTATTCAATTGctaatcctgatgttatatttaagattaaaaaggaagatgagaaatatttcactcaacactttgaatgggagggaaaagaaaacctgAATGATCCCACCAAGA GTCTTCCAGTGGTAACCTCTGTGTTCTCACTGAGTGTTAAACAAGAGGAAAATCTCCCgtttatggatcatcctgaatTAGAGACTTTTGAAGTGACTCACCCTTCTGtaacaa GCTCCCACAATGTCAAGCCTGACATATTATTCCAGTTTGAGCAGGAGGGATTTGGGACTGAGCCTCAGAAatctgaggaaagaggaaatctgaCCACCACAGCCACGTGTGAGGAACTGCATCAAACAGGTGATGTAGCTTGA